The proteins below are encoded in one region of Aquisphaera giovannonii:
- a CDS encoding HD domain-containing protein, with product MADARIRRQVAFLAAQMMYQRLETEYFTAKRKAAKQLGVEYRHRPGDLPSNREIRDEIQAMARMHEGPKRLEKLRDMRLDALRLMRQLARFRPRLIGSVRTGHVRKGSDIDIHLFCDSLALVTDVLDELGTQYTVEHKRIVKHGEERVFTHIHVFDNHNYELTLYPEDKAHYVFKSSITGKAIERASIAELEELLKEEDPDLDLDGEVERLEDHLDRFTLFRMLLEPLEGVKQSPKYHPEGDALYHSLQVFELARSERPYDEEFLLAALLHDVGKAIDPADHVGAALEALEGTISERTAWLIEHHMDAHAYRDGSLGARARVRLQASEWFDDLMSLHDLDLGGRVRGAVVCEVDEALDFLRDLDAEGED from the coding sequence ATGGCCGACGCACGCATCCGGCGCCAGGTCGCCTTCCTGGCCGCCCAGATGATGTATCAGCGTCTCGAGACCGAGTATTTCACGGCCAAGCGCAAGGCCGCCAAGCAGCTCGGCGTCGAGTACCGTCACCGACCCGGCGACCTCCCCAGCAACCGTGAGATCCGCGACGAGATCCAGGCCATGGCCCGGATGCACGAAGGGCCCAAACGCCTGGAGAAGCTCCGCGACATGCGGCTGGACGCCCTCCGGCTGATGCGGCAGCTCGCCCGCTTCCGCCCGCGGCTCATCGGCAGCGTCCGCACCGGGCACGTCCGCAAGGGCTCGGACATCGACATCCACCTCTTCTGCGACAGCCTCGCCCTCGTGACCGACGTCCTCGACGAACTCGGCACCCAGTACACCGTCGAGCACAAGCGGATCGTCAAGCACGGCGAGGAGCGGGTGTTCACGCACATCCACGTCTTCGACAACCACAATTACGAGCTGACGCTCTACCCGGAGGACAAGGCGCACTACGTCTTCAAGAGCTCGATCACGGGCAAGGCCATCGAGCGGGCCTCGATCGCCGAGCTGGAGGAGCTCCTGAAGGAAGAAGACCCGGACCTCGACCTGGACGGCGAGGTCGAACGGCTGGAGGACCACCTGGACCGCTTCACCCTCTTCCGGATGCTGCTCGAGCCGCTGGAGGGGGTGAAGCAGAGCCCGAAGTATCACCCCGAGGGGGACGCCCTCTACCACAGCCTGCAGGTCTTCGAGCTCGCCCGCTCCGAGCGGCCCTACGACGAGGAGTTCCTCCTGGCCGCCCTGCTCCACGACGTCGGCAAGGCCATCGACCCGGCCGACCACGTCGGGGCCGCGCTCGAGGCCCTCGAGGGCACGATCAGCGAGCGGACCGCCTGGCTGATCGAGCACCACATGGACGCCCACGCCTACCGCGACGGGTCGCTCGGCGCGCGGGCCCGCGTCCGGCTCCAGGCCTCCGAGTGGTTCGACGACCTCATGTCCCTGCACGACCTGGATCTCGGGGGCCGCGTCCGCGGCGCGGTCGTCTGCGAGGTCGACGAGGCCCTCGACTTCCTCCGCGACCTGGATGCGGAGGGCGAGGATTGA
- a CDS encoding dihydrodipicolinate synthase family protein gives MSTTAKIRGIFTPHMVPLDDRGDIDEAELRRYIDWLIDRGVHGLYPNGSTGEFVRFTAEERRRIIRIVCSQSAGRVPILAGAAEANVRETLAACEAYAGYGATAVAIVSPFYYRLGTESVYAYFREIARNSPIDVTLYNIPMFASPIDVPTIRKLAEFPRIVGIKDSSGDLAFMMRLIAEVRPIRPDFSFLTGWEAVLVPMLLVGCDGGTHATSGVVPEVTRTMYDLARAGKFEEAMTWQYRLLELFDAMLYSADFPEGFRAAVELRGFRMGRSRQPMTADQALDREALGRVLQCILADFGYAQPPAEGCPPKGGTVAPPADQVSLLVTSVVDELRKRGAL, from the coding sequence ATGAGCACGACGGCGAAGATCCGGGGCATCTTCACGCCCCACATGGTGCCGCTCGACGACCGGGGCGACATCGACGAGGCGGAGCTGCGGCGGTACATCGACTGGCTGATCGACCGCGGGGTGCACGGGTTGTACCCCAACGGCTCGACCGGCGAGTTCGTCCGGTTCACCGCCGAGGAGCGCCGGCGGATCATCCGGATCGTCTGCTCCCAGTCCGCCGGCCGCGTGCCGATCCTCGCGGGCGCCGCGGAGGCGAACGTGCGGGAGACGCTGGCGGCCTGCGAGGCCTATGCGGGCTACGGCGCCACGGCCGTGGCCATCGTCTCGCCGTTCTACTACCGGCTCGGGACGGAGTCGGTCTACGCCTACTTCCGCGAGATCGCCCGGAACAGCCCGATCGACGTCACGCTCTACAACATCCCGATGTTCGCCAGCCCGATCGACGTGCCGACGATCCGGAAGCTGGCCGAGTTCCCCCGGATCGTGGGAATCAAGGACTCGTCCGGCGACCTCGCCTTCATGATGCGGCTGATCGCCGAGGTGCGGCCGATCCGCCCGGACTTCAGCTTCCTGACCGGCTGGGAGGCCGTGCTCGTGCCGATGCTCCTGGTCGGCTGCGACGGCGGCACGCACGCGACGAGCGGGGTCGTCCCCGAGGTCACCCGGACGATGTACGACCTCGCCCGGGCCGGGAAGTTCGAGGAGGCCATGACCTGGCAGTACCGGCTCCTCGAGCTGTTCGACGCGATGCTCTACTCGGCCGATTTCCCCGAGGGCTTCCGCGCGGCCGTCGAGTTGCGGGGCTTCCGGATGGGGCGGAGCCGCCAGCCGATGACGGCGGACCAGGCCCTCGACCGCGAGGCGCTCGGCCGCGTCCTCCAGTGCATCCTCGCCGATTTCGGCTACGCCCAGCCACCGGCCGAAGGCTGCCCCCCGAAGGGCGGCACGGTGGCCCCCCCGGCCGACCAGGTCTCCCTCCTGGTCACCAGCGTCGTGGACGAGCTCCGCAAGCGCGGGGCGCTCTGA